Proteins from a genomic interval of Arachis hypogaea cultivar Tifrunner chromosome 10, arahy.Tifrunner.gnm2.J5K5, whole genome shotgun sequence:
- the LOC112718246 gene encoding uncharacterized protein — translation MDPRISFSNFVDAKLAIKNEKNNIYREAPVSSSDFEFSVKNYSMISADEVFFKGMLLPQQCSNKKMVSSTTLREKLLVNDEYDEGNKVVATRIPKTASSRWKERLGLTGRGASKKDKNKNSSHGDHNPEFYYEESVSSGGK, via the exons ATGGACCCAAGAATCTCATTCTCAAACTTTGTGGATGCAAAACTTGCCATCAAGAATGAGAAGAACAACATATACCGGGAAGCTCCGGTGTCTTCTTCGGATTTTGAATTCTCGGTGAAGAACTACTCTATGATATCAGCAGATGAGGTTTTCTTCAAGGGCATGTTGCTTCCACAACAATGCTCCAACAAGAAAATGGTGAGTAGTACTACTTTGAGGGAAAAGTTGCTTGtgaatgatgaatatgatgaggGCAATAAGGTGGTGGCGACCCGGATACCGAAGACCGCAAGTAGCCGGTGGAAGGAGAGGTTGGGACTCACCGGAAGAGGTGCATCTAAGAAAGATAAGAACAAGAATAGTAGTCATGGAGATCACAATCCG GAATTCTATTAT